In one Mucilaginibacter ginsenosidivorax genomic region, the following are encoded:
- a CDS encoding GIN domain-containing protein, producing the protein MKTNLIAIFTVIVTVLGIANSTYAAVDNNNNKAVVLTDISNINKIEVYGNVQVYLTTGAADQVKVYNQYYTESALVQSKKGVLRISSYKTEKLVVWVTAKELSSITAYDNAEIKSFGNLSAIELDVKLYNNASADLKLDAYSTRVTMNDRSKANLSGNVTDYSLVHNIASSVNRTYLVTETATDKLTGAPAKSTEYAGL; encoded by the coding sequence ATGAAAACTAACTTAATAGCCATTTTTACAGTAATAGTTACCGTATTGGGCATCGCAAATTCAACTTACGCAGCAGTAGATAACAATAATAATAAAGCTGTGGTTTTAACTGATATCAGCAACATTAATAAAATAGAAGTTTACGGCAATGTACAGGTATACCTTACTACCGGCGCAGCCGACCAGGTAAAAGTTTACAACCAATATTATACCGAAAGTGCTTTGGTACAATCAAAAAAAGGTGTATTGAGAATTTCATCATACAAAACCGAAAAATTGGTTGTTTGGGTTACTGCAAAAGAGCTGTCGTCAATAACCGCTTATGATAATGCCGAAATTAAATCTTTCGGAAACCTATCTGCCATAGAACTCGATGTTAAATTATACAACAACGCTTCTGCCGATTTAAAATTAGACGCTTACAGCACCCGCGTTACCATGAATGATCGTTCAAAAGCAAATTTAAGTGGTAATGTAACCGACTACAGCCTGGTACACAACATAGCATCAAGCGTTAACAGAACATACCTGGTAACCGAAACTGCTACCGATAAATTAACCGGTGCACCAGCCAAATCCACCGAATATGCAGGCCTATAA
- a CDS encoding RecQ family ATP-dependent DNA helicase, producing the protein MTIEEILKQYWNHDHFRPMQAEIIKSVLLGHDTLALLPTGGGKSVCFQVPALAKEGVCIVISPLIALMKDQVENLKDKGINAVAIVSGMGRREIDLALDNCIYGTVKFLYLSPERLLSELVQERIKYMKVNLIAVDEAHCISQWGYDFRPPYLHIADLRQLHPNVPVLALTATATADVKQDIQDKLQFKNPVIYQQSFERNNISYVVQDAENKFRRMLDIAKGVKGSGIVYVRSRKDAAEIAKYYNENGIKADFYHAGLPMDERADRQEDWKNNRTRVIVATNAFGMGIDKPDVRFVIHKDMPESLEAYYQEAGRGGRDGQKAYGVLLYTHADRLRQEKLFELNFPTVDEIKHVYHCLANYYQLAYDAGEGLSFDLDLGAFCSRFKLDAIKTLNALKFLEKDEYLSFNESVFLPSRFRFEVVNEVLYNFQIQNAGWDPFIKTLLRSYGGAFENYVKIKEYDLSRRTTLSVQQVVEGLLQLQQFGLISYLQQTDKPQVTYLKARQQSNRLFINKNYIQERKETYRQKMEAVFAYAVHKQCRSQMLLAYFDEPNARKCGICDVCLDEKRHKNEDELLDNITNEVVQLLSISTPDIGTLITTINIGTEKDKIETIRLLLDAGKIKTDGEKYYL; encoded by the coding sequence ATGACTATCGAAGAAATATTAAAACAGTACTGGAACCATGATCACTTCAGGCCGATGCAGGCCGAGATCATCAAGTCTGTTTTATTAGGTCATGATACTTTGGCATTGCTGCCTACAGGTGGGGGCAAGTCTGTTTGTTTCCAGGTGCCCGCGTTAGCTAAGGAGGGTGTTTGCATCGTAATATCTCCGCTGATAGCATTGATGAAAGACCAGGTTGAAAACCTGAAAGACAAGGGTATCAATGCCGTTGCCATCGTATCGGGCATGGGCAGGCGCGAGATTGACCTGGCGTTGGATAACTGCATATATGGCACGGTTAAATTTTTATACCTCTCGCCCGAGCGGCTGCTATCAGAACTGGTTCAGGAGCGAATAAAATATATGAAGGTTAACCTGATAGCGGTTGACGAAGCACACTGTATCTCGCAATGGGGCTATGATTTTCGCCCCCCGTACCTGCACATTGCCGATTTACGCCAATTACATCCCAATGTGCCTGTGCTTGCCCTTACCGCAACGGCCACGGCTGATGTTAAACAGGATATCCAGGATAAGCTGCAATTTAAAAATCCGGTTATTTATCAGCAAAGTTTTGAGCGCAACAACATCAGCTACGTTGTTCAGGATGCCGAAAACAAATTCAGGCGGATGCTGGATATAGCCAAAGGGGTTAAAGGCAGCGGTATTGTTTATGTACGCAGCCGCAAGGATGCTGCAGAAATTGCTAAGTATTATAACGAAAATGGCATCAAGGCCGATTTTTACCATGCAGGCCTGCCTATGGACGAACGGGCTGATCGCCAGGAAGATTGGAAAAATAACCGTACGCGGGTAATTGTAGCCACTAATGCTTTTGGGATGGGTATTGACAAGCCCGACGTTAGGTTTGTTATCCACAAGGATATGCCCGAAAGCCTGGAAGCCTATTACCAGGAAGCGGGCAGGGGAGGCCGCGACGGGCAAAAGGCTTATGGCGTATTACTATATACTCATGCCGACAGGCTGCGGCAGGAGAAGTTGTTTGAGCTTAACTTTCCAACCGTTGATGAGATAAAACATGTTTACCATTGCCTGGCCAATTACTATCAACTGGCTTACGATGCAGGCGAAGGCCTCAGCTTTGATTTGGACCTGGGCGCGTTTTGCAGCCGTTTTAAGCTGGATGCAATAAAAACGTTAAATGCCCTGAAGTTTTTGGAAAAGGACGAATACCTGTCGTTCAATGAAAGTGTTTTTCTTCCATCGCGGTTCAGGTTTGAGGTGGTTAACGAGGTACTGTACAACTTCCAGATCCAGAATGCCGGTTGGGATCCGTTTATTAAAACGCTGTTGCGTTCATACGGCGGAGCGTTTGAAAACTATGTAAAAATAAAGGAGTACGACCTGTCAAGACGTACAACATTAAGCGTTCAGCAGGTTGTTGAAGGATTGTTGCAGCTGCAGCAGTTTGGCTTAATAAGCTACCTTCAGCAAACAGATAAGCCACAGGTTACATATCTAAAAGCCCGGCAGCAATCAAACAGGTTGTTTATAAACAAAAACTATATCCAGGAGCGTAAAGAGACCTATCGCCAAAAAATGGAGGCGGTTTTTGCGTATGCTGTTCATAAACAATGCCGCAGCCAAATGTTGCTGGCTTACTTTGATGAGCCGAACGCCCGCAAATGCGGCATCTGCGATGTTTGCCTCGACGAAAAGCGCCACAAAAACGAAGATGAACTTTTGGACAACATTACCAACGAGGTTGTACAATTGCTCAGTATCTCAACGCCCGATATCGGAACGTTAATTACTACAATTAACATCGGCACCGAAAAAGATAAAATTGAAACCATCCGCCTGCTACTTGATGCGGGGAAAATAAAAACCGACGGGGAGAAGTATTATCTTTAA